From the genome of Armatimonadota bacterium, one region includes:
- the rpmD gene encoding 50S ribosomal protein L30, with product MLKITLKRSPIGNKENHKRTVRALGLRKLNHSVIQPDNESVRGMIFAVKHLVEVETVDKESKDATA from the coding sequence ATGCTTAAGATCACATTGAAACGAAGCCCGATCGGCAACAAAGAAAACCACAAGCGCACGGTGCGAGCGTTGGGATTGAGAAAGCTCAATCACAGCGTCATCCAGCCGGACAACGAAAGCGTGCGCGGCATGATCTTCGCCGTCAAGCATTTAGTGGAGGTCGAGACGGTCGACAAGGAGTCCAAAGATGCGACTGCATGA
- the rpsD gene encoding 30S ribosomal protein S4, producing the protein MSVIWEAKCKMCRRAGAKLFLKGDRCFSKKCSFETRAFPPGQHGQRNKDRKITEFATQLREKQKLRQTYHLREGQFRAYVEEAQRQRGVTGEVLVQLLEMRLDNVIHRIGWSPSRGQARQMVDHRFFTVNGKRVNIPSYAVRPGDVIGIHESKRSTALAQANAGNLVDQNQPKWIAINPQTFEATVVRTPEPDEVSSEIDVQKIIEFYSR; encoded by the coding sequence ATGTCGGTTATTTGGGAAGCAAAGTGCAAAATGTGCCGTCGAGCCGGCGCCAAGCTTTTTTTAAAGGGCGATCGATGCTTTAGCAAGAAGTGCTCGTTCGAGACGCGGGCTTTTCCGCCCGGACAGCACGGCCAGCGCAACAAGGATAGGAAGATCACCGAATTTGCCACACAGCTTCGAGAGAAGCAGAAGCTTCGACAGACCTATCACCTGCGCGAGGGCCAGTTCCGAGCCTATGTCGAGGAGGCGCAGAGACAGCGCGGCGTTACCGGCGAAGTTCTGGTTCAGTTGCTGGAGATGCGGCTGGACAATGTGATTCATCGGATCGGCTGGTCGCCGTCTCGCGGCCAAGCGCGACAGATGGTCGATCATCGCTTTTTCACGGTCAACGGCAAGCGGGTCAACATCCCGTCCTATGCCGTGAGGCCGGGCGACGTGATCGGCATTCATGAATCGAAAAGAAGCACCGCGCTCGCCCAGGCGAATGCGGGCAACCTGGTCGACCAGAACCAGCCCAAGTGGATCGCGATCAATCCTCAGACTTTTGAGGCGACCGTAGTTCGAACGCCCGAACCGGACGAGGTCTCGTCGGAGATCGACGTACAGAAAATCATCGAGTTCTACAGCCGATAA
- a CDS encoding adenylate kinase, which translates to MRLVFIGPPGVGKGTQAKRLQEITGSNVFSTGDILRDAMANGTPLGLEAKRFVESGELVPDEVVNGLIRETLAPLESGFILDGYPRTVAQGRFLESLLTELERPLDAVIEFVLDEETLVRRLSGRRTCSQCGAIFHIEASPSAKGDLCDKCGGSLTIRKDDEPETIRKRLIVYRDQTAPLVGFYKERGAHRAVSAEASPDQVFASLKETLGL; encoded by the coding sequence ATGAGATTGGTCTTTATAGGGCCGCCCGGAGTCGGCAAGGGCACGCAGGCCAAGCGCCTTCAAGAGATCACCGGTTCCAACGTATTCTCCACAGGCGATATCCTGCGCGATGCGATGGCGAACGGCACGCCTTTGGGGCTAGAGGCCAAGCGATTCGTCGAATCGGGCGAATTGGTACCGGACGAGGTCGTCAACGGTCTCATCCGAGAGACCCTCGCGCCGCTGGAGAGCGGCTTCATTCTGGACGGCTACCCTCGGACGGTTGCCCAAGGTCGCTTTCTGGAATCGCTTTTGACCGAGTTAGAAAGGCCGTTGGACGCTGTCATCGAATTCGTATTGGACGAAGAGACGCTCGTGCGACGATTGAGCGGGCGGCGCACCTGTTCTCAATGCGGGGCGATCTTCCATATCGAGGCATCGCCCAGCGCCAAGGGCGATCTCTGCGACAAATGCGGCGGCAGTCTGACGATCCGAAAGGACGACGAGCCGGAAACGATTCGTAAGCGTCTGATCGTCTATCGAGACCAAACGGCGCCTTTGGTAGGGTTTTATAAAGAGCGAGGCGCGCATCGGGCCGTATCCGCCGAAGCCTCGCCAGACCAGGTCTTTGCCAGCCTGAAGGAGACTCTCGGGCTGTGA
- a CDS encoding 50S ribosomal protein L18: MKRTSKQKRVRRHFHIRKRIEGTAARPRLCVFRSIKHIYAQVVDDTEGKTLASASTLDKDLKGKVGYTGNVSAAKAVGQLVAERAKAKGIELVVFDRGGFLYHGRVSALADGAREGGLKF, translated from the coding sequence ATGAAACGGACGTCAAAACAAAAGAGAGTGCGGCGCCATTTTCATATTCGAAAGCGCATCGAGGGCACGGCTGCGCGTCCTCGACTTTGCGTCTTTCGCAGCATCAAGCACATATATGCCCAGGTTGTAGACGATACGGAAGGCAAGACGCTCGCATCGGCATCGACCTTGGACAAGGATTTGAAGGGCAAGGTAGGCTACACAGGCAACGTATCGGCCGCCAAGGCGGTCGGTCAATTGGTGGCCGAGCGCGCCAAGGCCAAAGGCATCGAATTGGTTGTCTTTGACCGCGGCGGATTCCTCTATCATGGAAGGGTGTCCGCGCTGGCCGACGGAGCGCGAGAGGGCGGCCTGAAGTTCTAA
- the rplO gene encoding 50S ribosomal protein L15: MRLHDLKPAPGSRKKPKRVGRGIGSGHGKTSTRGHKGQHARNTVPPRFEGGQTPLHRRLPVRVGFRNVNRKEYAIVNVSTLSKRFNAGDEITPETLKKMRIVRKLLDGIKILGNGEIDKALKVSAHAFTGSAEEKIKAAGGEAIRL; encoded by the coding sequence ATGCGACTGCATGATTTGAAACCGGCCCCCGGCAGCAGAAAGAAGCCCAAACGAGTAGGACGCGGCATCGGCTCCGGACACGGCAAGACCTCGACCCGAGGACACAAGGGCCAACACGCGCGGAATACCGTGCCCCCCAGATTCGAAGGCGGCCAAACGCCCTTGCACCGCAGACTGCCCGTTCGAGTCGGCTTCCGCAACGTCAACCGAAAGGAGTATGCGATCGTCAACGTCAGCACGCTGTCAAAGCGGTTCAACGCCGGCGACGAGATCACGCCCGAAACGCTGAAGAAGATGAGAATCGTCCGAAAACTGTTGGACGGCATCAAGATATTGGGCAACGGAGAGATCGACAAGGCATTGAAGGTGTCGGCGCACGCATTTACCGGCAGCGCGGAGGAGAAGATTAAAGCCGCGGGCGGAGAGGCTATCCGCCTATGA
- the rpsM gene encoding 30S ribosomal protein S13, translated as MARIAGVDLPRERKLEFALPAIYGIGPTTTRQILAATGISGDKRVKDLADTEVAKLREEIERNYRVEGDLRREIAMNIRRLIEIGCYRGIRHRRGLPVRGQRTRTNARIRKGPKRTVSTGRRRKTK; from the coding sequence TTGGCACGAATTGCTGGCGTTGATCTGCCCCGAGAGCGAAAGCTCGAGTTCGCATTGCCCGCCATATACGGCATTGGTCCCACCACCACCCGACAGATTTTAGCCGCAACCGGCATCAGCGGCGACAAGCGCGTCAAGGACCTCGCCGATACCGAGGTCGCCAAGTTGCGAGAAGAGATCGAGCGCAATTATCGAGTCGAGGGCGACTTGCGCCGAGAGATCGCGATGAACATCCGTCGCTTGATCGAAATCGGCTGCTACCGAGGCATTCGGCACCGGCGCGGCTTGCCGGTCCGGGGTCAGCGCACCCGCACCAACGCGCGCATTCGCAAGGGTCCGAAGCGCACCGTCAGCACTGGACGACGACGCAAGACCAAGTAA
- the secY gene encoding preprotein translocase subunit SecY encodes MMSINFMEAVGSAIKLPELRQRILFVFAMFGVYAVGLHIPVPGVNHERLKEIIESNAAWQFMNLFTGGALKRFAVLALGLNPYITSSIIMQVMSYTLPQLRALQKEGGEAGRRQIAKYTRYLTLVVAFLQALGLITVFRNNGALEAGGLWITLYVILALIAGAMFLLWLGEQITEKGIGQGVSLMIFASIVATIPGQIASTVVYLQAGTYQAYQIIALLAIFLITVWSVVYVTQSQRRIPIQHVRRIIGRRQTMGGASYLPIPVNAAGVMPIIFAMALQSIPVTLASAFTGRTGWVADAANWIAQHLSPGYSWFGAFFFAFLIFAFTYVYISIIFNTDEIADNLKKQGSFVQGIRPGNPTKDFLDGVVSRITVFGASFLAIIALMQYMVPNWTGVQTFALGGTSLLIMVGVGLDFLRQIESQMSMRQYEDFLR; translated from the coding sequence ATGATGAGCATCAACTTCATGGAGGCTGTGGGCAGCGCGATCAAACTGCCCGAGCTCCGACAGCGAATCCTGTTCGTTTTCGCCATGTTCGGGGTTTATGCCGTCGGCCTGCACATCCCTGTGCCGGGCGTTAACCATGAACGACTGAAAGAAATCATCGAGAGCAACGCCGCTTGGCAGTTTATGAACCTCTTTACCGGCGGCGCGCTAAAGCGATTTGCCGTGCTGGCTCTCGGCCTAAACCCTTACATCACCTCGTCGATTATCATGCAGGTGATGTCGTACACGCTGCCCCAATTGCGCGCCTTGCAAAAGGAAGGCGGCGAGGCGGGCCGGCGCCAGATCGCCAAATACACGCGATACCTGACATTGGTCGTCGCGTTCTTGCAAGCGCTAGGCCTGATAACCGTATTTAGAAACAACGGCGCGCTGGAAGCCGGCGGACTGTGGATTACCCTTTACGTCATTCTCGCCCTGATCGCGGGCGCAATGTTCTTGCTCTGGCTGGGCGAGCAGATCACCGAGAAAGGCATCGGCCAAGGCGTATCGCTGATGATCTTTGCAAGCATCGTTGCCACGATCCCTGGGCAGATCGCCTCGACCGTGGTCTATCTGCAAGCCGGCACCTACCAGGCGTACCAGATCATCGCCCTGTTGGCGATTTTCTTGATCACTGTCTGGTCGGTCGTCTATGTAACCCAGTCTCAGCGGCGCATCCCGATTCAGCACGTCCGTCGCATCATCGGACGGCGGCAGACGATGGGCGGCGCATCCTACTTGCCGATTCCCGTTAATGCTGCGGGCGTCATGCCGATCATCTTTGCGATGGCGCTCCAATCGATTCCGGTTACGCTTGCCAGCGCCTTCACGGGCCGCACGGGCTGGGTAGCGGACGCCGCCAATTGGATCGCGCAACACTTATCGCCCGGCTACAGCTGGTTTGGGGCGTTCTTCTTTGCCTTCCTGATCTTTGCCTTCACCTACGTCTACATCTCGATCATCTTCAACACGGACGAGATCGCGGACAACCTGAAGAAGCAAGGCAGTTTTGTGCAGGGCATCCGGCCCGGCAATCCGACCAAGGACTTTTTAGACGGGGTTGTGTCGCGCATAACCGTCTTTGGCGCGTCGTTCTTGGCGATTATCGCTCTGATGCAATACATGGTGCCCAACTGGACCGGCGTGCAGACATTCGCCTTGGGCGGCACCTCTCTGCTGATTATGGTCGGCGTCGGTTTGGACTTCTTGCGTCAGATCGAATCGCAGATGTCGATGCGCCAGTACGAGGACTTCCTGCGATAG
- a CDS encoding thymidine phosphorylase, whose product MIDWIAKKRDGLELSQDEIAQLVAAYVDGRLKEYQMSAFLMAAFIRGLSDSETLALTNAMADSGERLSLPGDPSGYVDKHSTGGVGDKTTLVVVPLIAAAGARAVKLSGRGLGFTGGTVDKLESIPGFRTELSPTEFLAQVERIGCCLVGQTAQLAPADKKIYALRDVTATVDSIPLIAASIMSKKLAAGAQNIVLDVKLGRGAFMSDIGRARELADKMIAIGTGAGRKVVAYLTDMEQPLGRTIGNAIEVKEAIQTLTPGADKDARFVELCSTLAGEALSLCGKGGREAAEAALSNGSGLRKLRELIEAQGGDPTVCDDPDLLPQATIKKEVVATAEGTLASIDARALGEAAVRLGAGRKVAGEEIDHSVGFELLKTVGDRVSIGEPFAVVHAKDETTAVEAERAVLSAIEFGRSDPNPIIFERRA is encoded by the coding sequence ATGATCGACTGGATTGCCAAGAAGCGAGACGGTCTCGAATTAAGCCAAGACGAAATCGCACAACTGGTCGCCGCTTACGTCGACGGTCGACTAAAAGAATACCAGATGAGCGCTTTTCTGATGGCGGCGTTTATACGCGGCCTGAGCGATTCGGAGACTCTTGCGCTGACCAACGCGATGGCCGACAGCGGCGAGCGCCTCTCGTTGCCGGGCGACCCGAGCGGTTATGTCGATAAACATTCGACGGGCGGCGTGGGCGACAAGACGACCCTAGTCGTCGTGCCGCTGATCGCCGCGGCGGGGGCGCGCGCGGTCAAACTCTCGGGACGAGGGTTGGGCTTTACGGGCGGCACGGTCGATAAGTTGGAGAGCATTCCCGGTTTTCGAACCGAGCTGTCGCCAACGGAGTTTTTGGCTCAGGTCGAGCGGATCGGATGTTGTTTGGTGGGTCAGACGGCCCAATTGGCTCCTGCCGACAAGAAGATATATGCCTTGAGAGACGTTACGGCCACGGTCGATAGCATCCCGCTGATCGCCGCCAGCATTATGAGCAAGAAGCTGGCGGCAGGCGCACAGAACATCGTGTTGGACGTAAAGCTCGGTCGCGGCGCGTTTATGTCCGACATAGGGCGAGCGAGGGAACTGGCCGACAAGATGATCGCCATCGGCACAGGCGCGGGAAGGAAGGTCGTCGCCTATCTGACCGACATGGAGCAGCCTTTGGGACGCACGATCGGGAACGCGATCGAAGTGAAAGAGGCGATCCAGACTTTGACTCCCGGCGCGGATAAGGATGCCCGCTTTGTTGAGCTTTGCTCAACCTTGGCCGGAGAGGCGCTCTCGTTGTGCGGAAAAGGCGGACGCGAAGCAGCCGAAGCAGCATTGAGCAATGGATCTGGCTTGCGAAAACTGAGAGAGCTGATCGAAGCGCAGGGCGGCGATCCAACGGTCTGCGACGATCCAGACCTCTTGCCGCAAGCGACGATAAAGAAGGAAGTTGTCGCTACAGCGGAAGGAACCCTCGCAAGCATCGACGCCCGGGCATTGGGCGAAGCCGCCGTGCGGCTGGGCGCTGGGCGAAAAGTCGCTGGGGAAGAGATCGACCATTCGGTCGGATTCGAACTCCTCAAGACAGTAGGCGATAGAGTCTCCATAGGCGAGCCGTTTGCCGTCGTCCATGCCAAGGACGAGACGACCGCGGTCGAAGCCGAACGAGCCGTTCTGAGCGCGATCGAGTTCGGCCGGTCCGACCCGAATCCGATCATCTTTGAACGACGAGCGTAG
- the rpsK gene encoding 30S ribosomal protein S11, with translation MARKAKTTQAKKERKNIVHGVAHIHATFNNTVVTLSDASGNAIAWASGGTVGFKGTKKGTPFAAQLAAENAARKSMEHGVRKIDVHVKGPGPGRETAIRALSAAGLEVIVIKDVTPVPHNGCRAPKRRRV, from the coding sequence ATGGCGCGAAAGGCAAAAACCACACAAGCAAAGAAAGAGCGCAAAAACATCGTTCACGGCGTCGCTCACATTCACGCAACGTTCAACAACACGGTCGTTACCCTGTCCGATGCGAGCGGGAACGCCATCGCTTGGGCGAGCGGCGGCACAGTCGGCTTTAAGGGCACCAAGAAGGGGACGCCGTTTGCCGCTCAACTGGCCGCGGAGAACGCCGCGCGCAAAAGCATGGAGCATGGCGTGAGAAAGATCGACGTGCATGTGAAGGGGCCGGGGCCGGGGCGAGAAACGGCCATCCGAGCCTTGTCCGCAGCGGGCTTGGAGGTCATCGTGATCAAGGACGTAACGCCCGTGCCGCACAACGGATGCCGCGCTCCGAAGCGCAGGAGAGTATAA
- the rpsE gene encoding 30S ribosomal protein S5, translated as MSDNRIERIDPDQLNLHIERVVHTNKVSKTHKGGRTMSWQVMVVVGDGKGHVGCGIGKALGVPDAIRKAIEAARKNLVKVPIVGSSIPHEVSVKVGATRIVMRPASPGTGVVAGSTVRALLEAAGIHDVLAKLVGSRNSINAAWATMECFREIRWPEQTADLRNMKLSKLAPWYVKKYLDVEEAKHA; from the coding sequence ATGAGCGACAATCGAATTGAGCGAATCGATCCGGACCAGTTAAACCTGCACATCGAGCGGGTGGTGCATACGAACAAGGTTTCGAAGACGCACAAGGGCGGACGGACGATGAGCTGGCAGGTGATGGTGGTGGTGGGCGACGGCAAAGGGCACGTGGGCTGCGGCATTGGCAAGGCGTTGGGCGTGCCGGACGCGATTCGCAAGGCGATCGAAGCGGCGAGAAAGAATTTGGTGAAGGTGCCTATCGTCGGCTCGTCCATCCCCCACGAAGTTTCCGTCAAGGTCGGCGCGACGCGAATCGTCATGCGGCCGGCTTCGCCAGGTACCGGCGTCGTGGCGGGCAGCACGGTTCGCGCCCTGCTAGAAGCGGCCGGCATCCATGACGTTTTGGCCAAGCTGGTCGGCTCGCGCAACTCGATCAACGCCGCTTGGGCCACCATGGAGTGCTTTCGAGAGATTCGCTGGCCCGAGCAGACCGCCGACCTGCGCAACATGAAACTGTCCAAACTGGCGCCCTGGTACGTGAAGAAGTATCTGGACGTGGAAGAGGCCAAACATGCTTAA
- the infA gene encoding translation initiation factor IF-1 translates to MARQEDKGIEVEGTVIECLSNLKFKVELDSGHTIIAHMSGRMRMHYIRILPGDKVKIQISPYDLSMGRIVYRYK, encoded by the coding sequence ATGGCGCGACAAGAAGACAAAGGCATCGAAGTCGAAGGCACGGTGATCGAGTGCCTGTCCAACCTGAAGTTCAAGGTCGAGTTGGACAGCGGACACACGATCATCGCCCACATGTCGGGCAGGATGAGGATGCACTACATTCGCATTCTGCCGGGCGACAAGGTCAAGATTCAGATTTCGCCTTACGATTTGTCGATGGGCCGCATCGTCTATCGATACAAATAG
- a CDS encoding amidohydrolase: MPRKAFVNGVVHTLDSRRPKVQAVVVDGDRVLAIGSNDDARRAAGRDAQMIDLKGATVVPGLTDSHYHLSGVGERELTLNLEGLSGIEELLSKLKQRIDRAKPGEWVTGRGWIETHWKPPAFPTRQQLDTVSRDVPVFLTRADGHGGVANSKALELSGVTKSTPNPFGGEIMRDKDGEPTGMLLDSAMSLVRVRSESVDPRQALAIGAQKSVELGWTQVHIAGNSYAEVDIVRDMIRKGEMKLRIYNAVRGQSEAGRLLKEGAIIGESGRRFTLRTIKLVIDGALGSKGAALLEPYADHDTSGFLTLRKETALPLLKEALVKGIQIETHAIGDLANRTILDWYEEALAAVPRSRRKVAAPRWRIEHAQIVHPDDVPRFKRLGIIPSMQPSHAIGDLHFAPSRIGIERMGRGYVWQKFLQTGSIIAGGSDAPVEKGDPLIEFYAAVARKDLKGYSGPGWHPEQKVDRTTALKMFTMWASYAAFEENLRGRLSPGMLADMTVFDRDIMAIPEAEILKSRCLGVVIAGEHLPNA; encoded by the coding sequence ATGCCCAGGAAAGCCTTTGTCAACGGGGTCGTCCACACGCTCGATTCGCGCCGACCAAAAGTACAGGCGGTGGTCGTCGATGGCGACCGCGTTCTGGCAATTGGATCGAACGACGACGCGCGACGCGCAGCAGGACGAGACGCCCAGATGATCGACCTGAAGGGCGCAACGGTTGTGCCCGGCCTTACCGACAGCCACTACCACCTGTCCGGCGTGGGCGAACGCGAGCTGACGCTCAATCTGGAAGGCCTGTCCGGTATCGAGGAGCTTTTGTCGAAGCTGAAACAGCGCATAGATCGCGCTAAGCCAGGCGAATGGGTAACCGGACGCGGATGGATCGAAACCCATTGGAAGCCGCCGGCGTTCCCGACGCGACAGCAGCTGGATACCGTCTCGAGAGACGTTCCGGTCTTTCTGACGCGCGCCGATGGGCACGGCGGAGTCGCAAACAGCAAGGCGCTGGAATTGAGCGGCGTTACGAAATCGACTCCGAATCCCTTTGGCGGCGAGATCATGCGGGATAAGGACGGCGAGCCGACCGGCATGTTGCTGGACAGCGCGATGAGCCTGGTAAGGGTCCGAAGCGAAAGCGTGGACCCTCGCCAAGCGCTGGCGATCGGCGCGCAAAAGAGCGTCGAACTGGGCTGGACGCAGGTCCACATCGCTGGCAACAGCTACGCCGAAGTCGATATCGTCCGCGACATGATTCGCAAGGGAGAGATGAAACTGCGCATCTATAACGCGGTGCGCGGACAATCGGAGGCCGGCCGGTTGTTAAAGGAGGGCGCGATTATAGGCGAGTCCGGCCGCAGGTTCACCTTGCGGACGATCAAACTAGTGATCGACGGCGCCCTAGGATCAAAGGGCGCTGCTTTGCTAGAACCTTATGCCGACCACGATACGAGCGGCTTTCTGACGTTGCGCAAGGAGACTGCTCTGCCGCTCTTGAAGGAAGCCCTGGTAAAAGGCATCCAGATCGAAACCCATGCCATTGGCGACTTGGCCAACCGCACCATTCTCGACTGGTACGAAGAGGCCTTGGCCGCTGTGCCCCGATCGCGCCGCAAAGTTGCGGCCCCGCGCTGGCGAATAGAGCACGCGCAGATCGTACATCCCGACGACGTGCCGCGATTCAAGAGATTGGGCATCATCCCCTCCATGCAACCGTCGCACGCTATCGGCGATCTGCACTTCGCCCCCAGTCGCATTGGCATTGAGCGAATGGGACGCGGCTACGTATGGCAGAAGTTCCTCCAGACCGGCTCCATCATCGCCGGTGGATCGGATGCGCCGGTGGAAAAGGGCGACCCGTTGATTGAGTTCTATGCCGCGGTCGCTCGCAAGGACCTCAAAGGCTATTCGGGCCCGGGATGGCATCCCGAGCAGAAAGTCGATCGAACGACAGCCCTCAAGATGTTTACCATGTGGGCGTCCTATGCGGCGTTCGAAGAAAACTTGCGCGGCAGGCTCTCTCCAGGCATGTTGGCCGACATGACGGTCTTCGACCGCGACATCATGGCCATCCCCGAAGCAGAGATACTCAAGTCTCGATGCCTGGGCGTGGTCATCGCGGGCGAACACTTGCCGAACGCTTGA
- a CDS encoding ABC transporter ATP-binding protein, translating to MLRAEEVSAGYDDKPVLRSVSVSVDQGEFVALIGPNGSGKSTLIKLLARALKPITGKVRFGDQAIDDILPKRFATQVAYVPQLLPNDLGFTVREMVAMGRYPHNATATENAHAVSRALQEAGIEALGDRPFSQLSGGERQLTILARALAQQAQILLLDEPTASLDLRRQSEILSKVRRWTREQGIGALAAIHDLNLASEFADRIALMNQGQIVETGEPESVLTESRLAQAYGGSVLVRAHPITARPLVYPLAGQWRAEIDPGAPRVHLICGGGTGSRYIYPLLEAGYQVTLGPLNQMDTDEEAARSLGLEVATETPFEPYSDKALERAAELIQKAIAVVVAPVPFGSGNLSALSLVFSALEQGKPCIAIDGDQIEERDFSQGKAAETWRRLLSGGMKTAHNLSELLGLLGTRSVQ from the coding sequence ATGCTTCGCGCCGAAGAGGTGAGCGCGGGCTACGACGATAAGCCGGTTCTTCGCTCGGTTTCCGTTTCGGTCGACCAAGGCGAGTTTGTAGCCCTGATCGGGCCCAACGGCAGCGGCAAATCGACCCTGATCAAGCTTCTTGCCCGCGCCCTTAAGCCCATAACGGGCAAAGTGCGATTCGGGGATCAAGCCATCGACGACATTCTGCCAAAACGCTTTGCGACGCAAGTCGCTTATGTGCCCCAATTGTTGCCGAACGACTTGGGCTTCACCGTTCGCGAGATGGTCGCCATGGGCCGCTATCCCCACAATGCGACGGCGACAGAAAACGCCCATGCGGTATCGAGAGCCCTTCAAGAAGCAGGCATCGAAGCGCTGGGCGATAGACCCTTCTCGCAACTCAGCGGCGGAGAGCGCCAATTGACGATCCTCGCTCGCGCTTTGGCCCAGCAAGCGCAGATTCTGCTTTTGGACGAGCCGACCGCAAGTCTCGACCTTCGCCGACAGTCGGAAATACTCTCGAAAGTTCGGCGCTGGACCCGAGAGCAGGGCATTGGCGCGCTGGCCGCCATTCACGACCTGAATCTGGCATCCGAGTTTGCCGACCGCATCGCGCTGATGAACCAGGGCCAGATTGTCGAGACCGGCGAGCCTGAGAGCGTGCTGACCGAATCGCGCTTGGCTCAGGCCTATGGCGGATCGGTGCTGGTGCGCGCCCATCCGATCACCGCCCGTCCGCTCGTCTATCCCTTGGCCGGTCAGTGGCGAGCCGAAATCGACCCCGGCGCGCCCAGAGTGCATCTGATATGCGGCGGCGGAACGGGATCGCGATACATTTACCCCTTGCTTGAGGCCGGATACCAGGTAACGCTCGGACCGCTCAATCAGATGGATACGGATGAAGAAGCGGCGCGTTCGCTCGGTCTCGAGGTCGCGACCGAAACGCCCTTTGAGCCCTACTCGGACAAGGCTCTTGAGCGGGCCGCCGAACTGATCCAAAAAGCGATCGCCGTCGTCGTCGCGCCCGTCCCATTCGGCTCGGGCAATCTCTCGGCGCTAAGCCTCGTCTTCTCCGCTTTGGAGCAAGGGAAGCCCTGCATCGCAATAGACGGCGACCAAATCGAGGAGCGCGACTTTAGCCAGGGCAAAGCGGCCGAGACCTGGCGCCGCCTGCTGTCCGGGGGCATGAAAACCGCCCACAACCTCTCCGAACTGTTGGGGCTGTTGGGTACCAGGAGCGTCCAATAG
- the map gene encoding type I methionyl aminopeptidase: protein MIIIKNESQIAKMRKAGQIVARALRECAEAIEPGKTTTLSLNYLAERITLQMGGFPAFKGYRGYPASLCVSVNEEIVHGIPGPRVLEEGDIVGLDMGVVYDGLIGDAAITAPVGKIDEATEKLLKVTQQALAAGLAMATPEYRVGDISNAIQRTAESQGYSLAEGLQGHGVGVNVHEEPSVPNIGRPGKGPRLRPGMTIAIEPMVCMGRPQTVCLPDQWTVVTRDGCPSAHFEHTVAITETGCEILTIE from the coding sequence GTGATCATCATTAAGAACGAATCGCAGATCGCCAAGATGCGGAAGGCGGGGCAGATCGTCGCGAGAGCGCTGCGAGAGTGCGCCGAGGCGATCGAGCCGGGCAAGACGACCACGCTCTCGCTGAACTATCTGGCCGAACGCATTACGCTGCAGATGGGCGGCTTCCCTGCTTTCAAAGGCTACCGCGGTTATCCGGCGTCGCTGTGCGTTTCGGTAAACGAAGAGATCGTGCACGGCATTCCCGGCCCGCGAGTGCTGGAAGAGGGCGATATCGTCGGCCTTGACATGGGCGTGGTTTACGACGGGTTGATCGGGGATGCGGCGATCACTGCGCCCGTGGGCAAGATCGACGAAGCGACGGAAAAGTTGTTGAAAGTGACTCAGCAGGCTCTGGCAGCCGGTTTGGCCATGGCGACGCCCGAGTATCGCGTGGGAGACATATCGAACGCGATCCAGCGCACGGCCGAGAGCCAGGGCTACTCGTTGGCCGAAGGTTTGCAGGGCCATGGCGTGGGAGTCAACGTTCACGAGGAGCCGAGCGTCCCCAATATAGGGCGCCCCGGCAAAGGCCCCCGGTTGCGGCCCGGCATGACGATCGCGATCGAACCGATGGTCTGCATGGGCAGGCCCCAGACCGTTTGTTTGCCAGATCAATGGACGGTCGTAACCAGAGACGGGTGTCCTTCCGCCCATTTTGAGCACACCGTGGCCATCACGGAGACAGGCTGCGAGATATTGACGATAGAGTGA
- the rpmJ gene encoding 50S ribosomal protein L36: MKVRASVKKMCVKCKIIKRKGVVRVICENPKHKQRQG, translated from the coding sequence ATGAAAGTACGAGCATCGGTGAAAAAAATGTGCGTGAAGTGCAAAATCATCAAGCGAAAGGGCGTGGTTCGGGTCATTTGCGAAAACCCGAAGCATAAGCAGCGCCAAGGCTAA